The DNA window ACTGCTCAGGTGTAAATAGAAAATTATGACGGTAATATATGCCATTTAAAGGCAAAAGTGGAAAACCAACTGTCGAAAAAGCGGAAAAAATAAGATACAGAAGGAAAGAGAATAAATTAAATTggtaaaatattttatgaagtGTAGTAAAAAAGTAAGTGAAAAAAGTAGCTTTCACAACATTCTCCAATGGTACATTTTTAACTTAGTAACTTACCAGAAGAATCATTGCTGGAGAAATCAATATGTACCATGGAAATTTCTACTTCAGTACTTCTCATGTACTGAAAATGGAATTGCGTAAACTTACGTTGCTTAGAATCTTTAAATATCTCGTCAGATGATATGTGTAGGATCCTTTCAATACATTATATTTTCGAAGGATTCGACATGAATGTGACAACATTTTTAGAAAGTTCaaacaacaaaagtaaaaaaaattaatcattttgcGACACCAACTATTATATATTCATACAATTTAATACTTGTTACTAAAAactttagaattaaaaaaaaaaaaaaagatactataTAAGTCTTGGTGAATTCACCTCCAACTCTGGTATTTCACCTAATTAGGCTCACAAGAGACACTACGTAGTACGTACCCTTATCtacataacaaaataaatatatgtattgtTTTTCATCCTCCAGTTTCCCAAGTATGGATCGCAATTATTCGAAACTAGTTAATTTGTCCGCACAGTAATTTCTTTtccataattttaatttagataGATGAAGATGaaactttatttttcatgtatatgcatcaaaactaaaattttattaattaagtaacaaaatataaatattgcgACTGAGCACCAGGTTTACCTCATGTTGAGCATGATTAATTAACatgttcattttttaaaaaaaaattgtgggagtaaaaaaaatactactccaCTAATTAATTAACAGTGTGAAAGTAGAGGTGGGAGAAGGAAAAATGAGCTTTATGCATACCATAAAAAATTACAGTGGGATGAATATGATTCTTTCATcattaattaaagattttagCTTCGAATCATTTGAATTAAAGAAATATTGGTAGGATGCACACGTCTTCTTTTTGATAAGCCTATGTAATGTAAATTTGAATTAGTTAGAGTGTCAAAGCGAATATCATACATCAGatagaagcaaaaaaaaagagtattttTGCATGGTGGGTTTAGAGGCGGATCCCTTGTACACGGTTCCATAGCCTTTCTGGACTCTTATAAAGACCCTGACACCCCCATTCCTTGTAATTGCCATCAAAACATCTTATTTCAATAGCAATAtctcctcaaaaaaaaaaaaaattaattcccTCTCTTAGCTTTCAACTATCATCCCTCATTTGAATGTTGTTGTTTGCTTAAGGTAATTATAACTAAcacttcttttatttattattacaaCATCTTTTtacaacttgaaattttgttcatataatcatatatcataACTTTATACTAATTTTTCTCTTAAACTTTTCATTTCCAGAAGTAAAAcaaacaactcaactcaactcctATTTGTTATAATCCTCAAACTATGAGCATCATGAACTTCAAGATGGCAAAAGAGGCACAAAAACTTAGTATCGATATCCCACTACCCCCAGCACTACCCCCAACTAAGATGGGGATAGTGAAACAAGGCATAGTGTCTATTCTTGGAACAGACACTGAAAAAGGAAACAAAGGTGTAGCTGCTTCAATTAGGAGAACCCTTTCAGCTGATATGTCATCAAAGAAATGGCTATCACAAAATGGTTTCTCTCCTATGAAGAAAATTGCTTCCTCAAAAGAACTTGATGTTCTTGGACAAGATGAGATTTGGAGATCAATTCAAAATGGTGGTAACAAAACATCAAATGATGTTTGGAGTtcaattttaactcaaaagaaagaagattcaTCTACACTTCCACCTCCTTATATTCATCctcttttgaaaaaatcaacTAGCTCTTTAACTGAAAAAAGTCTTGAAATTTGTACTGAAAGTCTTGGGTCAGAAACTGGTTCTGAAATTATTAGCCTTGATGATCATCtccaaaaacaagaagaagaattgTCCCCTCAAACATTTGAGGAATTTCCTGTTGTTAAGTTTAATCATAACAAAAAAACATCATCTCCTCCTcttccaaaatcattccctccAACTATTTCTTCCTTGGCTGCAGAGGACAAGCCCTCTGTTCATATGCAATCTCACAGGCAGAATGGTAGATTGATTCTTGAAGCTGTCTCTGTTCCTCCTCAGAATCATTTCCGTGCTGAACGCGTTGATGGTCGCCTTCTTCTCACCTTAATCACCACTTCATCAGAAATTGAAGCAGAGGATATTGTACATCAACAAGTGTTTGACGAAATTCAACAAGTCGAACACAATGAAactaatgatgatgatgatgatgaggaaaAAGGAAATGATACAAAAGGGATGCAAATTGTGCTTGAGCAAAAATCAAGATTGTCAAATGGGAGAATGAATATGAACACATCAACATTGATGATGAAACAACTCATGGGAGTAGGCAATAATAAATGGCCTAACAAGATGAACAACTCAATTAAATTGATTGAACATGAAGATGAAATTATCCCACAAATCCCTCCTCATCTAATCACACCTCAAGCATCTCCATTCAATGCCTATAACTATTTCTGGAAGAAAAATCCCAATCCCACTGTGACAAACATTGTCAACAGTACTACTCCCATTGCCAAAAGTACAACAGAGCAGCAAGATTTGGTGTTAATGAGAGGAAACATCAATTATTTGGTGCCTATGTTGAAAGGATGCAAAGAGAAGAGGAAGTCTCTACTCATTTCGGAGCCATATTGCATTGCAACATCCTAATAATCATCATCATTACTTGTCTAATAATCCtaatgtttaatttaattaagtaGAAAGATCATAACTTATAATCTTATAAGTATAGTATATCACAAATAAATGGGGTAATGTAATGTAATATGTAATGTAATTTTTCCTCTCTTTGTAAGTTTAAGTATACTAGTTTTTACTCTTTTGTTGAAAAAGAGTTTCCttttaccaaataaacaaagaGAGAGATTATTAACTATATATCAATGTCTTTGATTTTCATAGGATTTGAACAAGGAAATTAAACATACAGAagttcattttatatatttaagcTTATATATGTGTGTTTTTTAGTTAATAATGATGTTATAATAGAGCTACTAATTAAGATTAGACAAAACTCTATATTATGATCCAAGTTTGACTTGGTGGTGTGTCATGTCTATTTATTTGTCTGTCTCATTATCAAATGggaatttccttttctttttttttcttctttattactTAGCTTTTTGTCAtcccaaattatttttaatgatacTCGACACGTATAATAAACTCATTATTATatagaatttgaaagaataacTTTGATAACATGAAAGTAAGATAAATTACCTTGTCACAACTAGTTACACAATTCTATTTAATACAAACTTTTAATAATTATCGatgtatataacttaattaACTTCCATTGATATAACCatttctcttgaatttgaattgcaTATCATTTACCATTCAAGAACGAATTTAGTGTAATGTTGTAGGTTCATCCAAACTTAGTAATTTTGGCTTAAATTCGTTaagtaataaattttgaatcgaATGAATATATGATGGTATTTCGAATTCAAAATCAGAgagttcaaattctaaatagGTCTTAGTCACTATCACACTCAAGTTGTAAAATATGCATGCTCTACTTGGTAATCCTTCAACTATGTTCCCAAATACTTCAGCATCACAAACTTTATGTATGGGTAACagcatactatatatatataaaaaaaaattgtccttttaaTATACATCACACATTAATTCac is part of the Solanum stenotomum isolate F172 chromosome 8, ASM1918654v1, whole genome shotgun sequence genome and encodes:
- the LOC125872986 gene encoding protein FAF-like, chloroplastic codes for the protein MSIMNFKMAKEAQKLSIDIPLPPALPPTKMGIVKQGIVSILGTDTEKGNKGVAASIRRTLSADMSSKKWLSQNGFSPMKKIASSKELDVLGQDEIWRSIQNGGNKTSNDVWSSILTQKKEDSSTLPPPYIHPLLKKSTSSLTEKSLEICTESLGSETGSEIISLDDHLQKQEEELSPQTFEEFPVVKFNHNKKTSSPPLPKSFPPTISSLAAEDKPSVHMQSHRQNGRLILEAVSVPPQNHFRAERVDGRLLLTLITTSSEIEAEDIVHQQVFDEIQQVEHNETNDDDDDEEKGNDTKGMQIVLEQKSRLSNGRMNMNTSTLMMKQLMGVGNNKWPNKMNNSIKLIEHEDEIIPQIPPHLITPQASPFNAYNYFWKKNPNPTVTNIVNSTTPIAKSTTEQQDLVLMRGNINYLVPMLKGCKEKRKSLLISEPYCIATS